A genomic stretch from Nitrospira sp. includes:
- the greA gene encoding transcription elongation factor GreA, whose product MPTPITKKGYEALKAELDRLRKVERPKNIEAIAEARAHGDLSENAEYDAAKERQGFIASRMAELETKIAEARVVDTTGRTTDTAVFGATVLVIEQESQSKKTYTLVGQDEADMKVNRISVQSPVGRALIGKRVGDFVEVTTPTKVMEYEVVEIKFEEL is encoded by the coding sequence ATGCCGACACCCATTACTAAAAAAGGTTATGAGGCGCTCAAGGCCGAACTTGATCGCTTACGCAAGGTCGAACGACCGAAGAATATCGAAGCGATTGCCGAAGCTCGTGCGCATGGCGATTTGAGCGAGAATGCCGAGTATGACGCGGCCAAGGAGCGGCAGGGATTCATAGCGTCGCGTATGGCTGAGCTCGAAACCAAAATTGCTGAGGCCCGGGTGGTGGATACGACCGGCCGCACGACGGACACCGCGGTGTTCGGCGCAACGGTGCTGGTGATCGAGCAGGAATCGCAGTCGAAAAAAACGTACACACTGGTCGGCCAGGACGAAGCCGATATGAAGGTCAACAGAATCTCCGTGCAGTCGCCGGTCGGCCGCGCGCTCATCGGGAAGCGGGTCGGAGATTTTGTCGAGGTGACGACGCCCACGAAGGTCATGGAATACGAAGTCGTGGAGATCAAGTTCGAGGAACTGTGA
- a CDS encoding SAM-dependent chlorinase/fluorinase, with the protein MPPALPLITLLTDFGSKDYFVASMKGVILTIHPAARIEDVSHHITPHRIDEAAYCLQSCYRTFPEGTVHVVVVDPGVGSNRRPILVKTGRYFFVAPDNGVLSPVLNLEENVEIREIEQQQYQLQSPGATFHGRDVFAPAAAWLTKGTALSSFGRLVSDPVRMNWPQPQVTARTIVGEIVYIDHFGNLISNISHTQIEAGKLGRAEIRVGEHRIGNLVGSYSEGKADALHALINSNGMLELFLKERSASECLKIGVGAGVEMNG; encoded by the coding sequence GTGCCTCCAGCCCTCCCGCTCATCACTCTCCTGACCGATTTCGGCTCCAAAGATTATTTTGTGGCCAGTATGAAAGGGGTAATCCTGACAATCCACCCCGCTGCCCGCATTGAAGACGTGTCCCATCACATCACGCCGCATCGAATCGACGAAGCCGCCTACTGTCTCCAGTCCTGCTACCGGACGTTTCCCGAAGGCACCGTACACGTTGTTGTGGTCGATCCCGGTGTCGGCAGCAACCGACGGCCGATTCTGGTCAAAACGGGTCGCTATTTCTTCGTGGCGCCGGACAATGGTGTGCTCTCGCCGGTCTTGAATTTGGAAGAGAATGTTGAGATCCGGGAAATTGAACAGCAACAGTATCAATTGCAGTCCCCCGGAGCGACCTTCCACGGCCGGGATGTGTTTGCCCCGGCGGCAGCCTGGCTGACCAAAGGCACGGCGCTGTCATCGTTCGGCCGATTGGTCTCTGATCCGGTCAGAATGAACTGGCCTCAACCCCAGGTGACAGCGCGAACGATTGTCGGAGAGATCGTCTACATCGACCATTTCGGCAATCTGATCTCGAACATTTCCCACACTCAGATTGAAGCCGGCAAGCTCGGCAGGGCGGAGATTCGGGTGGGGGAGCATCGCATCGGGAACTTGGTGGGGAGCTATAGTGAAGGGAAGGCCGACGCTCTCCATGCTTTGATCAATAGCAATGGGATGCTGGAGCTATTTCTCAAGGAACGATCGGCAAGCGAATGCTTGAAGATTGGCGTCGGAGCCGGCGTCGAGATGAATGGGTAA
- the lhgO gene encoding L-2-hydroxyglutarate oxidase — MRICDFLVIGGGVIGLSIARELKSRHADARILLIEKESACGAHASGRNSGVLHAGFYYSPDSLKAKFTKLGNERMTAYCEQKGIPLNRCGKLVVAKDAGDLASLDELIKRGRANAIEIQELTEAEAKRIEPRVKTYQRALFSPRTSTVNPLHVVDAMQRDAIQEGIEIRFDTAYISRTDQGVRTNSDTITAGYVVNAAGLYADKIAMAYGFSEKYRILPFKGLYLYSNEPPGAIRTNIYPVPDLRNPFLGVHFTITADGKAKIGPTAIPAFWRENYEGLSNFKLGEMMEVAGRGLGLLTNAQFDYRRLAMEEIAKYSRSKMVELASVLAEGVQESNYQKWGRPGIRAQLLDITKKKLEMDFVLEGDRGSMHVLNAVSPAFTCSLPFAAHVCDQIDQRLR; from the coding sequence ATGCGGATCTGTGATTTTCTCGTGATCGGCGGCGGAGTCATTGGACTGAGTATCGCCAGAGAACTCAAGTCACGCCATGCCGATGCCCGCATTCTCTTGATCGAGAAAGAGTCCGCTTGCGGAGCCCACGCCAGCGGCCGCAACAGCGGTGTGCTCCATGCAGGATTCTACTATTCCCCCGATAGCCTAAAGGCGAAATTCACCAAGCTCGGGAACGAGCGGATGACCGCCTATTGTGAGCAGAAAGGCATCCCGCTCAATCGCTGCGGCAAACTCGTCGTGGCCAAAGATGCCGGCGATCTTGCCTCCCTCGACGAGCTTATAAAGCGCGGCCGAGCGAACGCGATTGAAATTCAGGAGCTGACCGAAGCGGAAGCCAAACGGATCGAGCCTCGCGTCAAAACCTACCAGCGCGCCCTGTTCTCACCCCGCACCTCGACCGTGAACCCCTTGCACGTCGTCGACGCCATGCAACGCGATGCCATCCAAGAAGGTATCGAGATACGATTCGACACCGCATATATCAGCCGAACCGATCAAGGAGTCCGGACCAACTCCGACACGATTACCGCCGGATATGTCGTCAACGCCGCGGGATTGTACGCGGACAAAATCGCGATGGCGTATGGCTTCTCGGAAAAGTATCGGATCCTGCCCTTCAAAGGGCTCTATCTCTATTCAAACGAGCCGCCGGGCGCGATCCGCACGAATATCTACCCGGTGCCTGACCTGAGAAATCCGTTTCTCGGTGTGCACTTCACCATCACCGCTGACGGAAAGGCTAAAATCGGCCCCACGGCCATTCCGGCCTTCTGGCGCGAGAATTACGAGGGCCTCAGCAATTTCAAACTGGGTGAGATGATGGAGGTCGCGGGCCGTGGACTCGGCCTGCTGACCAATGCGCAGTTCGACTACCGTCGCCTCGCCATGGAAGAGATTGCCAAATACTCCCGCAGCAAGATGGTCGAACTCGCCTCGGTGCTCGCCGAAGGGGTACAGGAATCGAACTATCAGAAGTGGGGACGGCCCGGCATCAGGGCGCAACTCCTCGACATCACGAAAAAGAAACTTGAAATGGACTTCGTCTTGGAAGGAGACCGCGGCTCGATGCATGTCCTCAATGCGGTCTCGCCCGCCTTCACCTGTTCACTGCCCTTCGCCGCTCATGTGTGCGATCAGATCGACCAACGTCTACGATAA
- the bioA gene encoding adenosylmethionine--8-amino-7-oxononanoate transaminase: protein MASRTPSDTLADWDRKYLWHPFTQMQEWEQEAPLIIERGKGAYLVDTQGKKYLDGTSSIWVNLHGHRHPTLDRAIKNQLDKIAHSTFLGLSNPPAIRLARELIRIVPKGLTRVFYSDNGSTAVEVALKMAVQYWQQHRPKAGPKHIFLHLKLAYHGDTIGAISIGNIELFHGRFKPLLFPTLDAEPPYCYRCPLKLTYPSCRMACLDPIEQLLKTRHREIAGFVIEPLVQAAAGMIMSPPGYLKRIRELCTQHNVLLIADEVATGFGRTGKMFACQHEGVTPDLMAISKGLTGGYMPLAATLTTEDIYNAFLGQYEEFKTFFHGHSYTGNPLGCAVALANLEVFRKEKTLAGLRPKIALLKRLLKPLANLPFVGEIRQRGMMVSIELVRNKTSREAIPLQARIGHRIAMEARRRGLLLRPIGNVIVLMPPLSVTPRELQRMTTILQEAIMRVHADL, encoded by the coding sequence ATGGCGTCACGCACCCCCTCAGACACACTCGCGGATTGGGACCGGAAATATCTCTGGCATCCCTTTACACAGATGCAGGAATGGGAACAGGAGGCCCCCCTCATTATCGAACGGGGAAAGGGCGCCTACCTGGTCGATACTCAGGGCAAGAAGTACCTCGACGGAACCTCGTCTATCTGGGTGAATCTCCATGGGCATCGGCATCCGACGCTCGATCGCGCCATTAAAAACCAACTCGACAAGATTGCCCACTCGACTTTTCTGGGCCTCTCAAACCCGCCGGCTATTCGCCTCGCGCGCGAGCTGATCCGAATCGTACCCAAAGGACTCACACGAGTGTTTTATTCCGACAACGGGTCAACGGCCGTGGAAGTCGCGCTCAAGATGGCGGTCCAATATTGGCAGCAACACCGTCCGAAGGCCGGACCCAAACATATCTTTCTGCATCTCAAGCTGGCCTATCACGGCGACACGATCGGGGCCATCAGCATCGGGAATATCGAGCTGTTTCACGGCCGATTCAAACCACTTCTGTTTCCAACCCTCGACGCCGAGCCTCCCTACTGTTACCGCTGTCCGCTCAAACTCACCTATCCCTCCTGCCGGATGGCCTGCCTCGATCCGATCGAACAGCTGCTCAAAACCCGGCATCGCGAGATCGCCGGATTCGTCATCGAACCGTTGGTGCAAGCCGCGGCCGGCATGATCATGTCTCCGCCCGGCTACTTGAAGCGCATCCGCGAACTCTGCACTCAACATAATGTATTACTCATCGCCGATGAAGTGGCGACAGGATTCGGCCGCACGGGAAAGATGTTTGCCTGCCAGCATGAGGGCGTCACCCCGGATCTGATGGCCATCAGCAAGGGATTGACCGGCGGATATATGCCCTTAGCCGCTACGCTGACGACTGAAGACATCTACAACGCGTTTCTGGGGCAATACGAAGAGTTCAAGACGTTCTTTCACGGCCATAGCTATACCGGCAACCCCCTGGGCTGCGCGGTGGCACTGGCAAACCTTGAAGTCTTCCGCAAAGAAAAAACCCTGGCGGGACTACGCCCGAAGATCGCCCTCTTGAAACGCCTGCTCAAGCCCCTTGCCAACCTGCCGTTCGTGGGAGAGATCCGCCAGCGCGGCATGATGGTGAGCATCGAACTCGTTCGGAACAAGACCAGCCGCGAAGCCATCCCCCTGCAGGCTAGAATCGGCCATCGGATCGCCATGGAGGCACGCCGTCGCGGACTCTTGCTCCGCCCGATCGGCAATGTGATCGTCCTGATGCCGCCGCTCTCCGTGACACCACGGGAACTCCAACGCATGACAACGATCCTTCAAGAAGCCATCATGAGGGTCCATGCGGATCTGTGA
- the lepA gene encoding translation elongation factor 4 produces the protein MQSLIRNFSIIAHIDHGKSTLADRLLDATGAVTAREAKEQILDAMDLERERGITIKAHAVAIRYKAKDGKTYDLHLIDTPGHVDFTYEVSRSLAACEGALLLVDATQGVQAQTIANVNLAMANNLTIIPVINKIDLASADVEGTKNSISEVLQLDASDAMPISAKEGKGVPAVLEAIIERIPPPSGDPKAPLKALIFDSWFDNYQGVIVLIRIVDGEVRPGMKIKVMSNDRTFEVMEVGKFIPKRSKTTQLLTGEVGYLCANMREVADVKIGDTLTDAVHPTATPFPGYKEVKPLVFCGLYSTDTAKYEDLRDALVKLRLNDSSFVYEPESSLALGFGFRCGFLGLLHMEIIQERLEREYGLTLITTAPTVVYRVMTTKGEVLEIDNPAELPEPSSIESFEEPFILATVITPERYMGAILKLCQERRGIQRDIHFLDPTRVVISYEMPLNEVILDFYDKLKSRTQGYASLDYELLGYRESDLVKLDILLNGEAVDALSFITHKERSVHRGRQMAEKMKELIPRQMFEIAIQAAIGTKIIARESIGAMKKNVIAKCYGGDISRKRKLLEKQKEGKKRMKSVGSVEVPQEAFLALLKVGDE, from the coding sequence TTGCAAAGCCTTATACGAAACTTCTCGATTATCGCCCATATCGATCACGGTAAATCGACCCTCGCTGACCGGCTCTTGGATGCGACCGGCGCGGTGACCGCCCGCGAGGCCAAGGAGCAGATCCTTGATGCCATGGATCTTGAGCGGGAACGTGGCATTACGATCAAGGCCCATGCGGTCGCCATCCGGTACAAGGCCAAGGATGGGAAGACCTACGATTTGCACTTGATCGATACGCCGGGGCACGTCGATTTCACCTATGAAGTCTCCCGGAGTCTCGCGGCGTGCGAGGGTGCGCTCTTGCTTGTGGATGCCACGCAGGGGGTGCAGGCGCAGACCATCGCCAACGTGAATCTGGCTATGGCGAACAATCTGACCATTATCCCCGTCATCAATAAGATCGATTTGGCCAGTGCGGACGTCGAGGGCACCAAGAATTCCATTTCAGAAGTGTTGCAGCTGGATGCCAGCGATGCGATGCCCATCAGTGCGAAAGAGGGCAAGGGAGTACCGGCAGTGCTCGAAGCGATCATCGAGCGGATTCCGCCGCCGTCCGGTGATCCCAAGGCCCCGCTAAAAGCCCTCATTTTCGATTCCTGGTTTGATAACTACCAGGGGGTGATCGTCCTCATCCGCATCGTGGACGGCGAAGTCCGTCCGGGGATGAAGATTAAAGTCATGTCCAATGACCGGACATTTGAAGTGATGGAAGTCGGGAAGTTTATTCCCAAGCGGTCGAAGACGACCCAGTTGCTGACCGGTGAGGTCGGCTATCTCTGTGCGAACATGCGTGAAGTGGCGGACGTCAAGATCGGTGACACGCTGACCGATGCCGTGCACCCGACGGCTACGCCGTTCCCGGGATATAAAGAAGTGAAGCCGCTGGTCTTTTGTGGACTCTATTCGACCGACACGGCGAAGTATGAAGACCTGCGGGATGCGCTCGTCAAATTGCGATTGAACGATTCCTCTTTCGTCTATGAGCCGGAGAGTTCCTTGGCCTTGGGCTTTGGCTTTCGTTGCGGCTTCCTGGGTTTGCTGCATATGGAAATCATCCAGGAGCGCCTGGAGCGGGAATACGGCCTGACGTTGATTACGACCGCCCCCACCGTCGTTTATCGCGTGATGACGACCAAAGGCGAGGTGCTGGAGATCGACAATCCCGCCGAGCTGCCGGAGCCCAGCAGTATCGAGTCATTTGAGGAGCCCTTTATCCTGGCGACCGTCATTACGCCGGAACGCTACATGGGGGCGATCCTCAAGCTCTGTCAGGAACGCCGTGGCATTCAGCGGGATATCCACTTTCTCGATCCGACGCGTGTCGTCATCAGCTATGAGATGCCGCTCAACGAAGTCATCCTGGATTTTTATGACAAGCTCAAGTCGCGCACGCAAGGCTACGCGTCGCTGGATTATGAATTGCTCGGCTATCGCGAATCCGATCTGGTGAAGCTGGATATTCTGCTGAATGGCGAGGCGGTGGATGCGTTGTCGTTCATTACGCATAAAGAGCGATCGGTCCATCGCGGGCGGCAGATGGCGGAAAAGATGAAAGAGCTGATCCCTCGCCAGATGTTTGAAATTGCCATCCAGGCGGCGATCGGGACGAAGATCATTGCCCGCGAGTCGATCGGCGCGATGAAGAAGAACGTCATCGCGAAGTGCTATGGCGGCGATATCTCACGCAAGCGGAAGCTCTTAGAAAAACAGAAAGAGGGTAAGAAGCGGATGAAGTCGGTGGGGAGCGTGGAAGTGCCGCAAGAGGCCTTCCTGGCGCTGTTGAAAGTGGGGGATGAATGA
- the lepB gene encoding signal peptidase I — protein sequence MSVEPTPPNLEDVSGGAPVTVPTEAPTAGEARQSGKSIVREYAEAIVVAMLLAFAIRVFVVQAFKIPSGSMIPTLLIGDHILVSKLSYGLQWPTDCKLQWNFPPVNCYTSSNVMPFGKPQRGDVIVFRFPEDEEKDFIKRIVGTPGDTVQIHNKQVLVNGQVLDDRAFTQRIDPGIIDSTINPRDNFGPVTVPEGAYFVMGDNRDQSLDSRFWGYVREEKIRGKAFRIYWSWSGQGQWTEWVRWDRFGKAIQ from the coding sequence ATGAGTGTCGAACCGACTCCGCCTAATCTTGAGGACGTGTCAGGGGGCGCCCCGGTCACGGTTCCGACCGAAGCCCCGACGGCGGGCGAGGCTCGTCAGAGCGGGAAGTCTATTGTTCGGGAGTATGCCGAAGCCATCGTTGTCGCGATGTTGCTGGCTTTCGCCATTCGGGTGTTCGTTGTGCAGGCGTTTAAAATTCCCTCCGGATCCATGATTCCCACACTGTTGATCGGGGATCACATTCTGGTCAGCAAGTTGTCCTACGGGTTGCAATGGCCGACCGACTGCAAGCTGCAATGGAATTTTCCTCCGGTGAATTGCTACACGTCCTCCAACGTGATGCCGTTCGGCAAGCCGCAGCGGGGTGATGTCATCGTCTTTCGCTTTCCGGAAGATGAAGAAAAAGACTTTATCAAGCGCATCGTCGGCACCCCCGGAGACACGGTGCAGATCCATAATAAGCAGGTGCTCGTCAACGGCCAGGTACTCGACGATCGGGCTTTTACGCAACGGATTGACCCGGGCATCATCGATAGCACGATCAATCCCCGCGACAATTTCGGCCCGGTGACGGTGCCGGAGGGAGCCTATTTTGTCATGGGCGACAATCGCGACCAGAGCCTCGATAGCCGGTTCTGGGGCTATGTGCGGGAAGAGAAGATCCGCGGGAAGGCGTTCCGAATCTACTGGTCCTGGAGCGGCCAGGGGCAATGGACTGAGTGGGTTCGATGGGATCGGTTCGGTAAAGCCATTCAATAG
- the rfaE1 gene encoding D-glycero-beta-D-manno-heptose-7-phosphate kinase, whose translation MASQTTQNQSVSQKALRQYLQRFPQASLLVIGDLILDHYVMGRVSRISPEAPVPVVHVESETLRLGGAANVFNNILALGGKADLCGVIGADESGRLLLKELGKSRSGRGGVIIDHDRPTTRKSRVIAHNQQIVRYDMEGRQELKGTLQKRLLRYVESRIRELSCIVVSDYAKGVVSAALMTELTRMAALRKIPIIVDPKVEHFSYYKGVTVMTPNHLEATQAAGLHGDDDQTINQAGAVIRQRLGCQSVLITRGEKGMSLYEGEGTSWHLPTQARQVYDVTGAGDTVIGTLALALATGANMREAATLANHAAGIVVGMVGTATVSPKQLLEAVGNG comes from the coding sequence ATGGCTTCGCAAACCACGCAGAATCAATCCGTCTCACAGAAGGCGCTTCGCCAGTATCTCCAGCGATTCCCTCAGGCCAGCCTGCTGGTCATCGGGGATTTGATTCTTGACCACTATGTGATGGGACGGGTGAGCCGGATTTCTCCGGAGGCTCCGGTGCCGGTCGTGCATGTTGAGTCCGAGACTCTCCGATTGGGCGGGGCGGCCAATGTCTTCAACAACATTCTCGCGCTCGGCGGGAAAGCGGACTTATGCGGTGTCATCGGCGCCGACGAGAGTGGACGGCTGCTGCTGAAGGAATTGGGCAAGTCGCGCTCCGGGCGGGGTGGGGTGATTATCGATCATGATCGTCCGACCACCAGGAAGAGCCGGGTGATCGCCCACAATCAGCAGATCGTGCGCTATGACATGGAGGGGCGACAGGAACTGAAAGGAACGCTTCAGAAACGGTTGCTGCGCTATGTCGAATCGCGGATTCGCGAGTTGTCCTGCATTGTTGTCTCAGATTACGCCAAAGGCGTCGTGTCGGCGGCCCTCATGACCGAATTGACGCGGATGGCGGCCTTGCGCAAGATCCCGATCATCGTCGATCCGAAGGTCGAGCATTTCAGCTACTACAAGGGCGTGACGGTCATGACGCCGAATCATCTGGAAGCCACCCAGGCGGCCGGCTTGCATGGCGATGATGATCAGACCATCAATCAGGCCGGCGCCGTGATTCGCCAGCGGCTGGGGTGCCAATCCGTACTGATCACACGCGGTGAGAAAGGCATGAGCCTGTACGAGGGCGAGGGCACGTCCTGGCATCTTCCGACGCAGGCCCGGCAAGTCTACGATGTGACGGGGGCCGGCGATACGGTCATCGGGACCTTGGCCTTGGCGCTGGCAACCGGCGCGAACATGCGGGAAGCCGCGACGCTGGCCAATCATGCGGCCGGCATCGTCGTGGGGATGGTCGGCACGGCGACGGTCTCGCCTAAGCAGCTCCTGGAGGCGGTCGGCAATGGCTAA
- the kdsB gene encoding 3-deoxy-manno-octulosonate cytidylyltransferase — protein sequence MAKSLSSVIVVIPARYGSSRFPGKPLVKLAGKPMVQHVYERARACRSVNDVLVATDDERIKQAVEQFGGRAIMMGGEYRTGTDRVAAVARMFAGDCFLDLQGDEIPLNPELLSDLIDPFLQSGAEMGTLKRKMDATDDLQNPAIVKVATDTKGYALYFSRAPIPLVRDDPSRRVVSGLHYIHLGVYIYTKETLLRFAGMKTGLLEDAEKLEQLRALENGVRVRVWETPYASLRIDTPEDVPEAEEKLRQYESLKQELNLKRTAPSR from the coding sequence ATGGCTAAATCATTGTCGTCGGTCATCGTGGTGATTCCGGCACGGTACGGCTCGTCGCGGTTTCCCGGGAAACCGTTGGTGAAGTTGGCCGGCAAACCGATGGTCCAGCATGTGTACGAACGGGCGCGAGCCTGTCGGTCCGTGAACGACGTGTTGGTGGCGACGGATGATGAGCGCATCAAGCAGGCCGTCGAGCAGTTCGGCGGTCGGGCCATCATGATGGGCGGCGAGTACCGGACGGGGACTGATCGTGTGGCGGCGGTGGCGCGGATGTTTGCGGGGGACTGTTTTCTGGACTTGCAGGGTGACGAGATTCCGCTGAACCCCGAGCTGCTGTCGGATCTCATCGACCCGTTTCTCCAGAGCGGCGCCGAAATGGGCACATTGAAGCGCAAGATGGATGCGACCGACGATCTGCAGAATCCGGCGATCGTGAAGGTGGCGACGGATACCAAAGGCTATGCGCTGTATTTCTCGCGCGCGCCGATCCCGTTGGTCCGCGACGATCCGAGCCGGCGTGTGGTGAGCGGGCTGCATTACATACATCTCGGGGTCTATATCTATACCAAGGAAACCCTGCTGCGCTTCGCCGGGATGAAGACGGGCCTGTTGGAAGATGCGGAAAAGCTGGAGCAGTTACGCGCGCTCGAAAACGGCGTCCGTGTGCGTGTCTGGGAGACGCCCTATGCCTCGCTGCGCATCGATACGCCGGAGGATGTTCCGGAGGCCGAAGAGAAATTGCGGCAGTACGAATCCCTGAAGCAGGAACTCAACCTCAAACGGACCGCACCGAGCCGATGA
- a CDS encoding CTP synthase, whose amino-acid sequence MSKFIFVTGGVVSSLGKGLASASIGNLLESRGLKITFLKLDPYINVDPGTMNPYQHGEVFVTEDGAETDLDLGHYERFTSLSLTKESNYTTGRIYHSVITKERRGDYLGGTVQVVPHITDEIKQCIMRISQGIDVTIVEIGGTVGDIESLPFLEAIRQMPYDVGRDNVLYVHLTLVPYIGAAGELKTKPTQHSVNKLREIGIQPHILLCRTDRYIPPEMKAKIAMFCNVEKDAVITAKDVETIYEVPIVFRKEGLDELIVRLLHIETGPPNLREWDAMVQKIKHPKHEISVALVGKYAGLKECYKSLAEALVHGGIDHETKVNITWIESEDVERQGTERILREADGILIPGGFGTRGVEGKILTIKYAREREMPFLGLCLGMQCATIEFARNVAGLAGANSSEFDEQSPHPVIHLMSDQQSVSDKGGTMRLGSYLCKLGEGTLAQKMYGVNEIGERHRHRYEFNNAYREQLTAKGLVLSGLSPDGRLVEIVELKKHPWFLATQFHPEYRSRPHHPHPLFSGFVGAALRKKLGH is encoded by the coding sequence ATGAGCAAGTTTATTTTTGTTACAGGTGGAGTGGTCTCGTCTTTGGGAAAGGGGTTGGCCTCGGCGTCGATCGGCAATCTCCTGGAGAGCCGCGGGCTCAAGATCACGTTCTTGAAGCTCGACCCCTACATCAACGTCGATCCGGGCACGATGAACCCCTATCAACACGGCGAAGTCTTCGTCACCGAAGATGGGGCCGAAACGGATCTCGACCTGGGGCACTACGAGCGGTTCACCTCGCTGTCGCTGACGAAGGAAAGTAATTACACGACCGGGCGGATTTACCATTCCGTCATCACGAAAGAACGCCGGGGCGACTATCTCGGCGGCACCGTCCAGGTCGTGCCGCACATCACCGACGAGATCAAGCAATGCATCATGCGGATCTCGCAGGGAATCGATGTCACCATCGTCGAGATCGGCGGGACCGTCGGCGATATTGAAAGTCTGCCGTTCCTCGAAGCCATCCGCCAGATGCCCTACGACGTGGGCCGCGACAATGTGTTGTATGTTCATCTGACGCTGGTGCCCTACATCGGCGCCGCCGGTGAATTGAAGACCAAGCCCACACAGCATTCGGTGAACAAGCTTCGCGAGATCGGTATCCAGCCGCATATTCTGCTGTGCCGTACGGATCGCTACATTCCGCCGGAGATGAAGGCCAAGATCGCGATGTTTTGCAACGTCGAGAAGGATGCCGTCATTACTGCGAAAGATGTGGAGACGATCTATGAAGTGCCGATTGTCTTTCGGAAGGAAGGCCTGGATGAATTGATCGTCCGGCTGTTGCACATCGAGACCGGTCCGCCCAATCTTCGTGAATGGGATGCGATGGTGCAGAAGATCAAGCATCCGAAGCACGAGATTTCCGTCGCGCTGGTGGGGAAATATGCGGGGCTGAAGGAGTGTTACAAGAGTCTGGCCGAAGCGCTGGTGCATGGCGGGATCGATCATGAGACGAAGGTCAACATTACCTGGATCGAGTCCGAGGATGTCGAACGCCAAGGAACCGAGCGGATTTTGCGCGAGGCGGACGGGATTCTGATTCCCGGCGGGTTCGGGACACGCGGGGTCGAAGGGAAAATCCTCACCATCAAGTATGCGAGAGAGCGCGAAATGCCGTTCCTCGGGCTGTGCCTGGGTATGCAATGCGCCACGATCGAGTTTGCGCGGAACGTGGCGGGCCTGGCGGGAGCCAACAGTTCGGAGTTCGACGAGCAATCGCCGCACCCCGTCATCCATTTGATGTCAGACCAGCAGTCCGTGAGCGACAAGGGCGGAACCATGCGGCTGGGCTCCTATCTGTGCAAACTCGGAGAGGGGACGCTGGCCCAGAAGATGTACGGCGTCAACGAGATCGGTGAACGGCATCGGCATCGATACGAATTCAACAACGCCTATCGCGAGCAACTTACGGCCAAGGGATTGGTGCTGAGCGGCCTGTCGCCCGACGGGCGGCTGGTTGAGATCGTCGAGCTGAAGAAACACCCCTGGTTTCTCGCGACGCAGTTCCATCCTGAGTATCGTTCGCGCCCGCATCATCCGCATCCTCTTTTTAGTGGATTCGTTGGCGCAGCATTACGCAAAAAACTCGGGCACTAA
- the kdsA gene encoding 3-deoxy-8-phosphooctulonate synthase — MAHEVQIGSFKVGAGNRPFLIAGPCVIESEQLVLDTAGKIAEIAKALGIPYVFKSSFDKANRTSIKSYRGPGIVNGLAVLKKVKEQLGLPVLTDVHTEEQATEAGKVVDVLQIPAFLCRQTDLLIAAAKTGKVVNVKKGQFLSPPEMANAVKKVEECGSQRIVLTERGSSFGYNNLVVDMRSFPIMRSFGYPVVFDATHSVQLPGGGGTKSSGQREFVEPLACAAAGAGVDGFFMEVHPNPDEALSDGPNMVPLHQLKALLERVMRICEAAKPRS, encoded by the coding sequence ATGGCGCACGAAGTCCAGATCGGTTCGTTCAAAGTCGGCGCGGGGAATCGTCCATTCCTCATAGCCGGCCCCTGTGTCATCGAGAGTGAACAGCTCGTGCTGGATACGGCCGGGAAGATTGCCGAGATCGCCAAGGCGCTGGGTATTCCCTATGTCTTCAAGTCATCGTTCGACAAGGCCAACCGGACTTCGATCAAGTCGTACCGTGGCCCTGGCATCGTGAATGGCTTGGCGGTGTTGAAGAAGGTGAAGGAGCAACTAGGACTCCCAGTTCTGACCGACGTCCACACAGAAGAGCAGGCGACGGAAGCGGGCAAAGTGGTTGATGTCTTGCAGATCCCGGCGTTTCTCTGTCGTCAGACTGATCTGCTCATCGCCGCGGCGAAGACCGGCAAAGTCGTCAATGTGAAAAAAGGACAATTCCTCTCGCCGCCTGAAATGGCCAACGCCGTGAAGAAGGTGGAAGAGTGCGGGAGTCAGCGGATTGTGCTCACGGAACGTGGATCGTCGTTCGGCTACAACAACCTCGTCGTCGATATGCGCTCGTTTCCCATTATGCGAAGTTTTGGTTACCCGGTCGTCTTTGACGCAACGCATAGCGTGCAATTACCCGGCGGCGGAGGCACGAAGTCCAGCGGACAGCGGGAGTTCGTCGAGCCGCTGGCTTGTGCGGCAGCCGGCGCCGGTGTGGACGGGTTTTTCATGGAAGTGCACCCCAACCCGGACGAGGCCCTTTCTGATGGTCCCAACATGGTGCCGCTGCATCAACTGAAAGCTTTGCTCGAACGGGTCATGCGGATCTGTGAGGCAGCCAAGCCGCGAAGCTGA